Proteins from one Malania oleifera isolate guangnan ecotype guangnan chromosome 4, ASM2987363v1, whole genome shotgun sequence genomic window:
- the LOC131152742 gene encoding G-type lectin S-receptor-like serine/threonine-protein kinase At1g11330, whose translation MAAHSMVAGEKLSPGLRSLMLLLLLFGFCFKFCAAGDTITATQYITDPETILSAGGDFRLGFFSVGNSPNRYLGIWYNKVSNFTVVWLANRDRPLTNSSGSFTVAKDGNLVVLDQNNQVLWTSNVTNSTNTNTTAQLLPSGNLELRDPDRNTIWQSFEHLTDRQLPNLKLCANPKTGWRQLAKAWKSTTDPSSGSFSCGLDAKEAQTVVWKDGEIFWRSGPWNGQVYIGVHYVYSINVDRFYITEGIQGSTCYSFDHLTASYSNFYLNPQGKLAQVQWDDGAKAWNEYWTPMQTQCDVYGTCGPFGVCNAQASPMCSCLRGHEPRKAEEWNSGNWTSGCVRRRQLQCERGNSSGDGEKADGFLTLNMMKVPHFADISTALEDDCQKQCLGNCSCLAYAYSNGVGCMKWTGTLIDVQQFLSGGTDLHVRLAYSELDKEENVKALIAIPVTIGGLVIAICAYFAWRWMAKRKAKKQISRQLFLFDGGEPHQNNSSEIVLGGSMNQAKLQELPLFDFERVATATNNFYISNKLGQGGFGLVYKGTLPDGQEIAVKRLSRASGQGIEEFMNEVVVISRLQHRNLVRLLGCCIEGEEKMLIYEYMPNKSLDSFLFDPIKQKVLDWRKRFNIIEGIARGLLYLHRDSRLKIIHRDLKASNILLDEDLNPKISDFGMARIFGGDQDQANTRRVVGTYGYMSPEYAMEGRFSEKSDVFSFGVLLLEIVSGKKNSGFYHDKNSWSLMGYAWKLWNDDNVVEFLDPNISDPCIRMEVLRCIHVGLLCVQEFPQDRPSTSTVISMVNSDIVDLPTPKQPAFATDRKLDSDTESSQQGQKSVSINELTITMAEGR comes from the exons ATGGCCGCTCACTCCATGGTCGCCGGCGAGAAGTTGTCACCTGGTCTACGGAGTCTAATGCTTCTTTTACTGCTTTTTGGCTTTTGCTTCAAGTTCTGCGCTGCCGGAGATACCATCACGGCGACTCAGTACATCACAGATCCTGAGACCATACTCTCCGCCGGCGGCGACTTCAGATTGGGCTTCTTCAGCGTTGGTAATTCCCCCAATCGCTATCTTGGGATCTGGTACAATAAGGTTTCTAATTTTACCGTGGTGTGGTTAGCGAACAGAGACCGGCCTCTCACCAATTCTTCCGGGTCCTTCACCGTCGCCAAAGACGGTAACCTCGTGGTTTTGGACCAGAACAATCAAGTTCTCTGGACATCAAATGTCACAAATTCTACAAATACTAATACTACCGCGCAGCTTTTGCCTTCAGGAAACCTTGAGTTGAGAGATCCCGACAGAAACACCATTTGGCAAAGCTTCGAACACCTTACGGACAGGCAATTGCCGAATTTGAAACTCTGTGCGAATCCAAAAACTGGGTGGAGGCAGCTGGCGAAGGCGTGGAAGAGCACTACGGATCCGTCCAGCGGAAGCTTCTCTTGCGGGCTCGATGCGAAGGAAGCCCAGACGGTGGTATGGAAGGACGGCGAGATATTCTGGCGGAGCGGGCCGTGGAACGGTCAGGTCTATATTGGCGTACATTATGTGTATTCTATAAATGTTGATAGATTCTATATTACAGAGGGTATCCAAGGAAGCACTTGCTATAGTTTTGATCATTTGACTGCGTCCTACAGCAATTTTTACCTGAATCCTCAAGGGAAATTAGCTCAAGTTCAGTGGGATGATGGGGCGAAGGCTTGGAATGAGTACTGGACGCCTATGCAGACACAGTGCGATGTGTATGGCACGTGTGGTCCTTTTGGGGTTTGCAATGCGCAGGCTTCACCGATGTGTAGCTGTTTGAGAGGGCATGAGCCAAGGAAAGCGGAAGAATGGAACAGTGGGAACTGGACTAGTGGGTGTGTGAGGCGGAGGCAGTTGCAGTGTGAGAGAGGTAACAGCAGTGGAGACGGGGAGAAAGCAGACGGGTTCTTGACTCTGAACATGATGAAGGTGCCACACTTTGCAGACATATCAACTGCTCTAGAGGATGACTGTCAGAAGCAGTGCTTGGGAAATTGTTCGTGTTTAGCATATGCATACAGTAATGGGGTTGGTTGCATGAAATGGACCGGAACCTTGATTGATGTGCAGCAGTTCTTGAGCGGTGGGACGGATCTTCACGTCCGTTTGGCATATTCAGAACTGG ATAAGGAGGAGAATGTGAAAGCACTTATTGCAATTCCAGTGACTATTGGAGGACTTGTCATTGCCATTTGTGCATACTTTGCGTGGAGGTGGATGGCTAAACGAAAAG CAAAGAAGCAGATAAGTAGGCAGCTATTTTTGTTTGATGGAGGGGAACCACACCAAAACAATTCCAGTGAAATTGTGCTTGGGGGCAGCATGAACCAAGCTAAACTCCAAGAGCTACcactttttgattttgagaggGTGGCAACTGCAACAAACAACTTTTATATCAGCAATAAGCTTGGACAGGGAGGTTTTGGTCTTGTATACAAG GGGACATTGCCTGATGGACAAGAAATAGCGGTGAAAAGACTTTCAAGAGCTTCTGGGCAAGGGATTGAAGAATTTATGAATGAGGTTGTTGTGATTTCTCGGCTCCAGCACCGAAACCTTGTTAGACTCCTTGGTTGCTGTATTGAAGGAGAAGAAAAGATGTTGATCTATGAATACATGCCAAATAAGAGCTTGGACTCATTTCTGTTTG ATCCAATCAAACAAAAAGTTCTAGATTGGAGGAAACGTTTCAACATTATTGAAGGAATTGCTCGAGGTCTCCTCTACCTTCATAGAGATTCTAGATTGAAAATTATTCATAGAGATCTGAAAGCAAGTAATATTTTGTTGGATGAAGACCTAAATCCAAAAATTTCAGACTTTGGTATGGCTAGGATTTTTGGGGGCGATCAAGATCAAGCAAATACAAGGAGGGTTGTTGGGACCTA TGGTTATATGTCCCCTGAGTATGCAATGGAAGGCCGCTTTTCAGAGAAATCTGATGTCTTCAGCTTCGGAGTGCTTTTATTAGAGATTGTGAGTGGAAAGAAAAACTCTGGCTTTTACCATGACAAGAATTCCTGGAGCCTTATGGGATAT GCATGGAAATTATGGAACGATGACAATGTTGTAGAATTTTTAGATCCTAATATATCCGATCCATGCATCCGAATGGAGGTTTTGAGATGCATACATGTTGGGCTGTTGTGTGTGCAAGAATTCCCTCAAGATAGGCCCTCTACTTCGACTGTTATTTCCATGGTCAATAGTGACATTGTTGATCTTCCTACTCCAAAGCAACCTGCATTTGCCACTGATAGGAAACTGGATTCGGATACCGAGTCCTCTCAACAGGGACAGAAGAGTGTTTCTATAAACGAACTCACAATTACCATGGCGGAAGGCCGCTAG